A window of the Cystobacter fuscus genome harbors these coding sequences:
- a CDS encoding glycosyltransferase family 4 protein, with protein MRHVLMSTQSSRGEWTCALELSRALGERGLAVTLATLGAPLTLAQWAEARDVPGLRVEQGVWRSEDMPDAWDDVAEAGAWLLELEARYLPDVVHLNGYCHGALPWKRKPLVVGHACPRARARCEPRYLAEVTRGLRAAGHVVAPSHALLESLELQAGPLSSTSVIPPACRHVDFPPSPVREPFLFTTGTPWDEARNLEVLEAVASRLDWPVLVAGSREHPAGGLVRSRALHLLGELPRAALVERLGRASLFVLSSREEPSGLAALGAALAGCALVLSDIPSLREMWEDAAVFVPSEDTEMWGRALRRLVAEPVLRGRMSTLARTRALEFSPERMADAYVALYGRMGEVSQRSSPSQPQLARAKAGADWGRSRVL; from the coding sequence GTGCGTCACGTGCTCATGAGCACGCAGTCCTCGCGAGGAGAGTGGACGTGCGCGCTGGAGTTGAGCCGGGCCCTGGGCGAGCGGGGCCTGGCGGTGACGCTGGCCACCCTGGGCGCTCCGCTCACGCTGGCACAGTGGGCCGAGGCGCGTGACGTGCCCGGGCTGCGCGTGGAGCAGGGCGTCTGGCGCTCCGAGGACATGCCGGACGCCTGGGACGACGTCGCCGAGGCGGGGGCCTGGTTGTTGGAACTGGAGGCCAGGTACCTGCCGGACGTGGTCCATCTCAACGGCTATTGCCACGGCGCGCTGCCCTGGAAGCGCAAGCCGCTGGTGGTGGGCCATGCGTGCCCCCGGGCGCGAGCACGGTGCGAGCCGCGCTATCTCGCGGAGGTGACGCGGGGGTTGAGGGCCGCGGGCCACGTGGTGGCGCCTTCCCACGCGCTGCTCGAGTCCCTGGAGCTTCAGGCCGGGCCCCTGTCCTCCACCAGCGTCATCCCGCCCGCTTGCCGCCATGTGGACTTCCCTCCCTCCCCCGTGCGCGAACCCTTCCTCTTCACCACGGGGACGCCGTGGGACGAGGCACGCAACCTGGAGGTGCTGGAGGCGGTGGCGTCCCGGCTGGACTGGCCCGTGCTCGTGGCTGGCTCCCGCGAGCACCCCGCGGGTGGCCTCGTGCGCTCGCGTGCCCTGCACCTGCTGGGGGAACTGCCCCGCGCGGCGCTGGTGGAGCGTCTCGGTCGGGCCTCCCTGTTCGTGCTCTCCTCGCGCGAGGAGCCCTCGGGCCTGGCCGCCCTGGGGGCCGCGCTCGCCGGGTGTGCCCTGGTGTTGAGTGATATTCCCTCCCTGCGGGAGATGTGGGAGGACGCCGCCGTCTTCGTGCCGTCAGAGGACACGGAGATGTGGGGGCGGGCGCTGCGCCGGCTGGTGGCGGAGCCTGTCCTGCGGGGCCGGATGTCCACCCTTGCACGCACGCGGGCACTGGAGTTCTCCCCGGAGCGCATGGCGGATGCCTATGTTGCGCTCTACGGTCGCATGGGGGAGGTCTCCCAGCGGAGTTCGCCCTCCCAGCCCCAGCTGGCACGGGCGAAGGCGGGGGCGGATTGGGGTCGCTCTCGGGTTCTTTGA
- a CDS encoding MFS transporter, protein MQSAVIASSARVSNRYRWTVCALLFFATVINYMDRQILGLLAPILQKDIGWTQVEYGRIVISFSAFYAIGQLCFGRIVDWLGTRVSYAVAMVMWSAAAMLHAAAGTVAGFAFMRALLGLGEGGNFPAAIKATTEWFPRRERALATGIFNSGANIGAVFAPAIIPPLALALGWRAAFVIIGAIGIVWMLFWLTIYRPADAATQAAYEDAEPVHADTGTGSPGWGVLIRKRQTWAFLLGKFLTDPVWWFYLFWLPKWLNEARGMDLQHIGLPLVCIYALTTIGSIGGGWISSTLLRNGWNVNRARKTAMLICACCVLPIAFVSQVDNLWAAVVIIGLAAAAHQGWSANLYTIVSDLFPQRAVASVIGIGGMAGAFGSVLFSEVIGQVLQRTGHYWVLFVIGALGYLLALSIMHLLVSDMKPASLEA, encoded by the coding sequence ATGCAATCAGCCGTCATCGCCAGCAGCGCTCGCGTCTCCAACCGCTATCGCTGGACCGTGTGTGCGCTGCTGTTCTTCGCGACCGTCATCAACTACATGGATCGGCAGATCCTCGGCCTGCTCGCGCCGATCCTCCAGAAGGACATCGGCTGGACGCAGGTGGAGTACGGCCGCATCGTCATCTCGTTTTCGGCCTTCTATGCGATCGGGCAGCTGTGTTTCGGCCGCATCGTCGATTGGCTCGGCACGCGTGTTTCGTACGCGGTGGCGATGGTGATGTGGAGCGCGGCGGCGATGCTGCATGCGGCCGCGGGCACGGTGGCCGGCTTCGCGTTCATGCGGGCATTGCTCGGCCTCGGCGAAGGCGGCAACTTTCCGGCCGCGATCAAGGCGACCACCGAATGGTTCCCGCGCCGTGAGCGCGCGCTCGCCACGGGCATCTTCAACTCGGGCGCGAACATCGGCGCGGTCTTCGCGCCGGCCATCATTCCGCCGCTGGCGCTCGCGCTCGGCTGGCGCGCCGCGTTCGTGATCATCGGCGCGATCGGCATCGTGTGGATGCTGTTCTGGCTCACCATCTACCGTCCGGCCGATGCCGCCACGCAGGCGGCCTACGAGGACGCCGAACCGGTGCACGCCGACACGGGCACCGGCTCTCCCGGCTGGGGAGTGCTGATCCGAAAGCGCCAGACCTGGGCGTTCCTGCTCGGCAAGTTCCTGACCGATCCGGTGTGGTGGTTCTATCTGTTCTGGCTGCCGAAGTGGCTCAACGAGGCGCGCGGCATGGACCTGCAGCACATCGGGCTGCCGCTCGTGTGCATCTATGCGCTCACGACGATCGGCAGCATTGGTGGCGGCTGGATTTCATCCACGCTGCTGCGCAACGGCTGGAACGTGAACCGCGCGCGCAAGACGGCCATGCTGATCTGCGCGTGCTGCGTATTGCCCATCGCCTTCGTCTCCCAGGTGGACAATTTGTGGGCCGCGGTGGTGATCATCGGACTGGCGGCGGCGGCGCATCAGGGCTGGTCGGCCAATCTCTACACCATCGTGTCGGATCTCTTTCCGCAGCGCGCCGTCGCCTCGGTGATCGGCATCGGCGGAATGGCGGGCGCATTCGGAAGCGTGCTGTTTTCCGAGGTCATCGGACAGGTGCTCCAGCGCACCGGCCACTACTGGGTGCTGTTCGTGATCGGTGCACTCGGCTATCTTCTCGCGCTCTCGATCATGCATCTGCTGGTGTCGGACATGAAGCCCGCCAGCCTCGAGGCGTGA
- a CDS encoding LacI family DNA-binding transcriptional regulator: MKKPSPTIRDVAAAAGVSVATVSKYINGAQRFSAPVEAKLKATIEKLGYRSNPLARSMITGETRTIGLTILDISNPHFTSVVKGANRVALQHDYTLLLVDTEENQARERPLIEALAQRVDGLIVSSRMPEEALQWLLELNKPVVLLRRSQRLPIPSVGIDNQLATYMLAQHLLNQGHRRIAYLGFGQARINDERIRGARACLAESGLTLEVHDANAPTAQAGERACSRVMLGPNRPEAVICYNDLIALGFMKEAASLGFRLPQDVSVTGIDNVPYGEYSAPSLTTVDIQSEKMGELAMLKLLDALGGGPDSGYATFEPRLIVRESTARRG, translated from the coding sequence ATGAAAAAACCCTCACCGACCATTCGCGACGTGGCGGCCGCCGCGGGCGTGTCGGTCGCCACGGTGTCGAAATACATCAACGGCGCGCAGCGCTTCTCCGCGCCGGTCGAAGCGAAGCTGAAGGCGACCATCGAGAAGCTCGGCTACCGGTCGAATCCGCTGGCGCGCTCGATGATTACCGGAGAGACGCGCACCATCGGCCTGACGATCCTCGACATCAGCAACCCGCATTTCACCAGTGTCGTGAAGGGCGCGAACCGCGTCGCGCTGCAGCACGACTACACGCTGCTGCTCGTCGATACCGAGGAGAACCAGGCGCGCGAGCGGCCGCTGATCGAGGCGCTCGCCCAGCGCGTCGACGGTCTGATCGTCAGCTCGCGCATGCCCGAGGAGGCCTTGCAATGGCTGCTCGAGCTCAACAAGCCCGTCGTGCTGCTGCGCCGCAGCCAGCGGCTGCCGATTCCGAGCGTCGGCATCGACAACCAGCTGGCGACCTACATGCTCGCGCAGCATCTGCTGAACCAGGGACATCGGCGCATCGCCTACCTCGGCTTCGGGCAGGCGCGCATCAACGACGAGCGGATTCGCGGCGCCCGCGCATGCCTCGCCGAGTCCGGCCTGACCCTCGAGGTCCACGATGCGAATGCACCCACCGCGCAGGCCGGTGAACGCGCGTGCTCGCGCGTGATGCTGGGGCCGAACCGGCCCGAGGCGGTCATCTGCTACAACGACCTGATCGCGCTCGGCTTCATGAAGGAAGCGGCCTCGCTCGGGTTCCGGCTGCCACAGGACGTGTCGGTGACCGGTATCGACAACGTGCCGTACGGAGAGTACTCGGCACCGTCGCTCACCACGGTGGACATCCAGAGCGAGAAGATGGGCGAACTCGCCATGCTCAAACTGCTCGACGCACTGGGCGGTGGGCCTGACAGTGGGTACGCGACCTTCGAGCCGCGGCTCATCGTGCGCGAGTCCACCGCCCGGCGCGGATGA
- a CDS encoding NAD-dependent epimerase/dehydratase family protein, translating into MTNPSAPSKPFRRLLLTGAAGNLGRQLRGALAQWADIVRVTDLAPLGEAAAHEEVVQANLADREAVYQLLQDVDAVVHLGGISVEAPFDDLLEANIRGTYNLYAAVHKHGVKRVVFASSNHAIGFHPVTEVLDADSPLRPDCLYGVTKCFGESLSRYYFDRFGIETVCLRIGSSFEEPRNPRMMVTYLSYRDFIELVRCSLFTNRVGHAIVYGVSDNPMKWWDNTKASFLGFRPKDSSQQFAERFPPSAPTADRDDPAQRFQGGAFVLGEPMERKR; encoded by the coding sequence ATGACCAACCCCTCCGCGCCAAGCAAACCCTTCCGGCGACTGCTTCTGACCGGCGCAGCCGGCAACCTCGGCCGCCAGCTGCGCGGTGCGCTCGCCCAATGGGCGGACATCGTCCGCGTCACCGACCTCGCCCCGCTCGGCGAAGCCGCCGCACACGAGGAAGTCGTGCAGGCCAACCTGGCCGATCGGGAAGCCGTCTACCAGTTGCTGCAGGATGTGGATGCGGTGGTGCACCTGGGTGGTATCTCGGTCGAGGCGCCGTTCGACGATCTGCTCGAAGCGAACATCCGCGGCACCTACAACCTGTACGCGGCGGTACACAAGCATGGCGTGAAGCGGGTGGTCTTCGCGAGCTCGAATCATGCGATTGGATTTCATCCGGTCACCGAGGTGCTCGACGCCGATTCTCCGCTGCGGCCCGATTGCCTGTACGGCGTGACGAAGTGCTTCGGCGAGTCGCTGTCGCGCTACTACTTCGACCGCTTCGGCATCGAGACGGTGTGCCTGCGCATCGGCTCGTCGTTCGAGGAGCCCAGGAACCCGCGGATGATGGTCACCTACCTGAGCTACCGAGACTTCATCGAGCTGGTGCGCTGCTCGCTGTTCACCAATCGGGTCGGGCACGCCATCGTCTATGGCGTGTCGGACAACCCGATGAAATGGTGGGACAACACCAAGGCGTCGTTCCTCGGCTTCCGGCCGAAGGACAGCTCGCAGCAGTTCGCCGAGCGCTTCCCGCCGAGCGCGCCGACCGCGGATCGCGACGATCCGGCACAACGGTTCCAGGGAGGCGCGTTCGTGCTCGGCGAGCCGATGGAGCGCAAGCGATGA
- a CDS encoding SMP-30/gluconolactonase/LRE family protein, producing the protein MSMKVSVERIDVAGRAQVGECPVWRASEQALYWVDIPACRIVRLHMGSGLRSEWVLPEHVACLAFDRGGTVLAGLETGLFAVTLAASGAPGAPAEVRLRRLAAPAFSAPGMRFNDGRCDRQGRFWSGTMVKDMSLASPAGALFRFDEHGVLSAPIIDGLITQNGLAWSPDGATMYLSDSHPTRRTIWAFDFDTETGTPHNRRLFADLHHYAGRPDGAAIDADGCYWTCANDGGRLLRFTPQGKLDREIAVPAVKPTMCAFGGNDFDTLFVTSIRPAGSTSDDDGAVFAVRPGVRGLPEPEYAGTL; encoded by the coding sequence ATGAGCATGAAGGTGAGCGTCGAGCGCATCGACGTGGCGGGGCGCGCGCAGGTGGGCGAGTGCCCCGTATGGCGCGCGTCGGAGCAGGCGCTGTACTGGGTGGACATTCCCGCCTGCCGGATCGTACGGCTGCACATGGGCTCGGGCCTCCGTTCCGAATGGGTCCTGCCGGAACATGTGGCGTGCCTCGCATTCGACCGCGGGGGGACGGTGCTCGCCGGGCTCGAGACGGGACTCTTCGCGGTGACGCTTGCCGCCAGCGGAGCACCCGGCGCACCGGCCGAGGTGCGGCTTCGCCGGCTCGCCGCGCCAGCCTTCTCCGCGCCCGGCATGCGTTTCAACGACGGGCGCTGCGATCGCCAGGGGCGCTTCTGGTCCGGCACCATGGTGAAGGACATGTCGCTTGCCAGCCCGGCTGGCGCACTGTTCCGCTTCGACGAGCATGGCGTGCTGTCGGCGCCGATCATCGATGGACTCATCACCCAGAATGGGCTGGCATGGTCGCCGGACGGCGCGACGATGTACTTGTCTGATTCGCATCCGACACGCCGGACGATCTGGGCCTTCGATTTCGACACGGAAACGGGCACGCCGCACAACCGGCGCCTGTTCGCCGATCTGCACCACTACGCCGGCCGACCCGATGGTGCCGCCATCGACGCCGACGGCTGCTACTGGACATGCGCGAACGACGGGGGGCGGCTGTTGCGATTCACGCCGCAAGGCAAGCTGGACCGGGAGATCGCGGTGCCCGCAGTGAAGCCGACGATGTGCGCGTTCGGCGGTAACGATTTCGATACGTTGTTCGTGACATCGATCCGGCCGGCGGGCAGCACTTCGGATGACGACGGCGCGGTATTCGCCGTGAGGCCGGGCGTCCGCGGCCTGCCGGAGCCGGAGTATGCCGGCACGCTGTAA
- a CDS encoding glycoside hydrolase family 9 protein has protein sequence MKPPTRASPIHVPVMLALAATTLTWVPAPALAQPPEQIINGTFDSGHAPWWGTSNITLDSSSGELCADIPGATVNPWDVIIGQDNVSLVAGETYRYSFVATATPDFSGRALIQLPVDPWTQYLAVYPQMTAEANTYTYTFTSPVSLPNAQVAFQLGGSATPWRFCVDNVSLQGGAPPDVYKPDTGPRVRVNQVGYLTHGPKNATVVTEATNALPWQLVNGSGAVVASGSSTPRGVDVSSGQNVHSIDFSGYVVAGVGYTLVVDGETSRPFDLGGNLYGQLRDDALKFYYPQRSGIEILESLRPGYARPAGHLGVAPNTGDTAVPCQPGVCDYTLDVSSGWYDAGDHGKYVVNGGISVFQLMNAFERTRYARAARPFTDGQLAIPESGNGVPDILDEARWEMEFLLRMQVPAGKPLAGMVHHKMHDDSWTGLPLLPHLDPKQRELHPPSTAATLNLAATAAQAARLFAPYDPAFARRSLTAARAAWAAALAHPALYASPSDSNGGGTYEDSDVRDEFYWAAAELFLTTGETPFRDFVLGSPLHTADIWTEQGINWREVAALARMDLAMVPSNLPDRTAVRQSVVTGATKYLDILNAHAYGLPYAPSDNMFAWGSTSQILNNMVVMATAHDITGDKRFADGVAQGMDYILGRNALNISYVTGYGEVSAKNQHSRWYAHQLNPALPHPPRGTLSGGPNSSLQDPIAQQKLKGCVAQFCFIDDIESYSTNELTINWNAPLAWIAAFLAGQGDGSAAPAATCQVSYVKQDEWSDGFNVQVTLHNTGASAINGWTLRWSFLGGQTVTRAWSVDAAQSGSTVSATHLPWNALIPPGGAVSFGFLGAPAAEPNPIPALFTLNGAACLNR, from the coding sequence ATGAAGCCGCCCACACGCGCCTCTCCCATCCACGTGCCGGTCATGCTGGCGCTCGCCGCCACCACGCTGACGTGGGTTCCGGCCCCAGCCCTGGCCCAGCCGCCCGAGCAGATCATCAACGGCACCTTCGACTCCGGCCACGCGCCCTGGTGGGGCACCAGCAACATCACTCTCGACTCGAGCAGCGGTGAACTTTGCGCCGACATCCCCGGGGCGACCGTGAACCCCTGGGATGTGATCATCGGCCAGGACAATGTCTCGCTCGTCGCGGGCGAGACATACCGGTACAGCTTCGTGGCGACCGCGACGCCTGACTTTTCTGGCAGGGCGCTGATCCAACTTCCCGTCGACCCGTGGACGCAGTACCTGGCCGTCTATCCGCAAATGACCGCGGAGGCCAATACGTACACCTATACCTTCACCTCGCCGGTGAGCCTGCCCAACGCACAGGTGGCCTTCCAACTGGGCGGAAGTGCCACACCGTGGCGCTTCTGTGTCGACAACGTGTCCCTGCAAGGGGGAGCCCCGCCTGATGTCTACAAGCCGGATACCGGCCCCCGCGTCAGGGTCAACCAGGTGGGCTATCTCACCCACGGTCCGAAGAACGCGACCGTCGTCACCGAGGCCACGAACGCGTTGCCGTGGCAGCTCGTCAACGGCTCCGGTGCGGTGGTGGCGAGCGGCTCGAGCACCCCTCGTGGCGTGGACGTCAGCTCTGGCCAGAACGTCCACTCCATCGATTTCAGCGGATACGTCGTGGCCGGAGTGGGATACACCCTGGTCGTCGATGGTGAGACCAGCCGCCCGTTCGACCTCGGCGGCAATCTCTACGGTCAGCTGCGCGATGACGCATTGAAGTTCTACTACCCGCAGCGCAGCGGCATCGAGATTCTCGAGAGCCTGAGGCCGGGCTACGCCCGTCCCGCCGGACACCTCGGGGTCGCGCCGAACACCGGAGATACCGCCGTGCCGTGTCAGCCGGGCGTCTGTGATTACACGCTCGACGTCTCCAGTGGATGGTACGACGCGGGCGACCATGGGAAGTACGTGGTCAACGGCGGAATCTCGGTCTTCCAGCTCATGAATGCCTTCGAGCGGACCCGATACGCCCGGGCCGCACGGCCGTTCACGGACGGTCAGCTCGCCATCCCGGAGAGCGGAAATGGTGTGCCGGACATCCTCGACGAGGCACGCTGGGAGATGGAGTTCCTGCTCCGCATGCAGGTGCCCGCGGGCAAGCCGCTGGCCGGCATGGTCCACCACAAGATGCACGACGATTCATGGACCGGCCTGCCGCTCCTTCCCCACCTGGACCCCAAGCAGCGTGAGCTGCACCCGCCGTCGACGGCGGCGACGCTCAACCTCGCCGCGACCGCCGCGCAAGCGGCACGTCTGTTCGCCCCGTACGATCCGGCTTTCGCGCGGCGGAGTCTGACGGCGGCGCGGGCGGCGTGGGCCGCGGCGCTCGCCCACCCGGCACTCTACGCCAGCCCGTCCGACAGCAACGGAGGAGGCACGTACGAGGACTCCGACGTCAGGGACGAGTTCTACTGGGCCGCCGCGGAGCTCTTCCTGACCACTGGTGAGACGCCATTCCGTGATTTCGTGCTGGGTTCTCCGCTGCACACCGCCGACATCTGGACCGAGCAGGGCATCAACTGGCGGGAGGTCGCCGCGCTGGCACGCATGGACCTGGCGATGGTGCCGAGCAACCTGCCGGACCGTACCGCGGTGCGGCAGTCCGTCGTGACGGGCGCCACGAAGTACCTGGACATACTCAACGCCCATGCGTACGGACTGCCCTACGCGCCCTCGGACAACATGTTCGCGTGGGGCTCCACCAGCCAGATCCTCAACAACATGGTCGTCATGGCGACCGCGCACGACATCACGGGCGACAAGCGCTTCGCCGACGGCGTCGCGCAGGGCATGGACTACATCCTGGGCCGCAACGCCCTGAACATCTCCTACGTCACTGGCTACGGCGAGGTGAGCGCCAAGAACCAGCACAGCCGGTGGTACGCGCACCAGCTCAACCCGGCGCTGCCCCACCCGCCACGGGGCACCCTGTCGGGTGGTCCGAACTCGTCCCTCCAGGATCCGATCGCCCAGCAGAAGCTGAAGGGCTGTGTGGCCCAGTTCTGCTTCATCGACGACATCGAGTCCTATTCCACGAACGAGCTGACCATCAACTGGAACGCCCCCCTGGCCTGGATCGCCGCGTTCCTCGCCGGTCAGGGTGACGGGTCGGCCGCTCCCGCCGCCACTTGTCAGGTCAGCTATGTCAAACAGGACGAATGGAGTGACGGCTTCAACGTCCAGGTCACCCTCCACAATACCGGCGCCAGCGCCATCAACGGCTGGACCCTGCGCTGGTCATTCCTGGGCGGACAGACCGTCACCCGGGCGTGGAGCGTGGACGCCGCACAGTCCGGCTCCACGGTCAGCGCGACCCACCTGCCATGGAATGCCCTCATCCCACCGGGTGGAGCGGTTTCCTTCGGCTTCCTCGGAGCTCCGGCGGCGGAACCGAATCCCATTCCGGCGCTGTTCACCTTGAACGGCGCCGCCTGCCTGAACAGGTAG